Proteins encoded within one genomic window of Streptomyces sp. NBC_01314:
- the recA gene encoding recombinase RecA, with product MAGTDREKALDAALAQIERQFGKGAVMRLGERPNEPIEVIPTGSTALDVALGVGGLPRGRVVEVYGPESSGKTTLTLHAVANAQKAGGQVAFIDAEHALDPEYAKKLGVDIDNLILSQPDNGEQALEIVDMLVRSGALDLIVIDSVAALVPRAEIEGEMGDSHVGLQARLMSQALRKITSALNQSKTTAIFINQLREKIGVMFGSPETTTGGRALKFYASVRLDIRRIETLKDGTDAVGNRTRVKVVKNKCAPPFKQAEFDILYGQGISREGGLIDMGVEHGFVRKAGAWYTYEGDQLGQGKENARNFLKDNPDLANEIEKKIKEKLGVGVRPEEPTAEPGADAAVSATPADDAAKTAPAVAAKTAKTKATAAKS from the coding sequence ATGGCAGGAACCGACCGCGAGAAGGCGCTCGACGCCGCGCTCGCACAAATTGAACGGCAGTTCGGCAAGGGTGCAGTGATGCGCCTCGGCGAGCGGCCGAATGAGCCCATCGAGGTCATCCCCACCGGGTCGACCGCGCTCGACGTCGCACTTGGTGTCGGCGGCCTGCCGCGCGGCCGAGTAGTGGAGGTGTACGGCCCGGAGTCCTCCGGTAAGACGACCCTGACCCTGCACGCGGTGGCGAACGCGCAGAAGGCCGGCGGCCAGGTGGCCTTCATCGACGCGGAGCACGCCCTCGACCCCGAGTACGCGAAGAAGCTCGGCGTCGACATCGACAACCTCATCCTGTCGCAGCCGGACAACGGCGAGCAGGCTCTGGAGATCGTGGACATGCTGGTCCGCTCCGGCGCCCTCGACCTCATCGTGATCGACTCCGTCGCCGCGCTCGTCCCGCGCGCGGAGATCGAGGGCGAGATGGGCGACAGCCACGTCGGCCTTCAGGCCCGTCTGATGAGCCAGGCGCTGCGAAAGATCACCAGCGCGCTCAACCAGTCCAAGACCACCGCGATCTTCATCAACCAGCTCCGCGAGAAGATCGGCGTGATGTTCGGCTCCCCGGAGACCACGACCGGTGGTCGGGCGCTGAAGTTCTACGCCTCGGTGCGGCTCGACATCCGTCGCATCGAAACCCTGAAGGACGGCACGGACGCGGTCGGCAACCGCACCCGCGTCAAGGTCGTCAAGAACAAGTGCGCGCCGCCCTTCAAGCAGGCCGAGTTCGACATCCTCTACGGTCAGGGCATCAGCCGCGAGGGCGGCCTGATCGACATGGGCGTGGAGCACGGCTTCGTCCGCAAGGCCGGCGCCTGGTACACGTACGAGGGCGACCAGCTCGGCCAGGGCAAGGAGAACGCCCGTAACTTCCTGAAGGACAACCCCGACCTCGCCAACGAGATCGAGAAGAAGATCAAGGAGAAGCTCGGCGTCGGTGTCCGGCCCGAGGAACCCACCGCAGAGCCGGGTGCGGACGCGGCGGTCTCTGCCACGCCCGCGGACGACGCCGCGAAGACGGCGCCCGCGGTGGCTGCCAAGACCGCCAAGACCAAGGCCACGGCGGCGAAGAGCTAG
- a CDS encoding putative leader peptide, whose protein sequence is MTDTSTRLWRRVHMDLVRYAGCVCRPSC, encoded by the coding sequence GTGACCGACACCTCGACGCGCCTGTGGCGGAGGGTCCATATGGACCTCGTCCGCTATGCGGGCTGCGTGTGTCGTCCGTCCTGCTGA
- a CDS encoding cysteine dioxygenase: MSVSPVVPLSSAPAVSTPTQAELLDFARRTAADAELIASLPLDPEGRTWVRLEGPGGSEAWLIGWPPGTGTGWHDHADSVGAFVTAAGELKEYSLAARLPTDGWKTLELTEGVDRERQLSAGRGRSFGRHHVHEVLNESTEEHAISVHAYYPPLPRIRRFSRTGQVLRLEHVERPADWQ, from the coding sequence GTGTCTGTGTCTCCCGTTGTTCCCCTCTCTTCCGCGCCGGCCGTCTCCACCCCCACGCAGGCGGAACTCCTCGACTTCGCACGTCGGACGGCCGCCGACGCCGAACTGATCGCCTCGCTCCCGCTCGATCCCGAGGGCCGCACCTGGGTACGGCTCGAAGGCCCCGGCGGCAGCGAGGCCTGGCTCATCGGCTGGCCGCCCGGCACCGGGACCGGCTGGCACGACCACGCCGACTCGGTGGGCGCCTTCGTCACCGCCGCGGGCGAGCTCAAGGAGTACTCGCTCGCCGCCCGGCTGCCCACCGACGGCTGGAAGACCCTCGAACTCACCGAAGGCGTCGACCGCGAACGGCAGTTGTCCGCAGGCAGGGGCCGCTCCTTCGGACGCCACCACGTCCACGAGGTACTCAACGAGTCCACCGAGGAGCACGCGATCTCGGTCCACGCCTACTATCCGCCCCTCCCCCGCATCCGCCGCTTCAGTCGCACGGGACAGGTGCTGCGCCTGGAGCACGTGGAACGCCCGGCCGACTGGCAGTGA
- a CDS encoding AraC family transcriptional regulator, which yields MAGSGERARHWRYADLPGVDLLRASYVEKKFVRHTHENFVIAAITDGVEVFHHGGADQYAGPGALALVNPDTPHTGRAGVPEGWRYGAVYPSPDVVAEIAAETTMIRGTPGFVTPVLDDPYAAGLVHQVLRAVDEGNALAADTLLRVAVTRLLRLNGGPLPQRVVRTAGASVAARARAVLEERMTDPPTLERLAADLGISPFALLRAFRSAYGMPPHAWLTDARVRRARGLLDRGTAPAAAAVAVGFTDQPHLNRHFSRIVGVPPGAYQRERVGGFDRGSERRVGAREREVDARGRRNDAGARTYKTH from the coding sequence ATGGCGGGTTCGGGGGAGCGGGCGAGGCACTGGCGGTACGCGGATCTGCCCGGCGTCGATCTGCTGCGGGCGAGCTACGTCGAGAAGAAGTTCGTGCGGCACACCCATGAGAACTTCGTGATCGCGGCGATCACCGACGGCGTCGAGGTGTTCCACCACGGGGGTGCCGACCAGTACGCGGGTCCGGGAGCCCTGGCTCTGGTCAACCCCGACACCCCGCACACCGGCCGCGCCGGTGTGCCCGAGGGCTGGCGGTACGGCGCGGTCTACCCCTCGCCGGACGTGGTGGCCGAGATAGCCGCCGAGACCACCATGATCCGCGGCACCCCCGGCTTCGTGACCCCCGTGCTCGACGACCCGTACGCGGCGGGCCTCGTCCATCAGGTGCTGCGGGCCGTCGACGAGGGCAACGCGCTGGCCGCGGACACCCTGCTGCGGGTCGCCGTGACCCGGCTGCTGCGCCTCAACGGCGGGCCGCTGCCCCAGCGTGTCGTGCGCACGGCCGGCGCCTCCGTCGCGGCACGCGCGCGTGCCGTGCTCGAGGAGCGGATGACCGACCCGCCGACGCTGGAGCGGCTCGCCGCCGACCTCGGCATCAGCCCTTTCGCCCTTCTGCGGGCTTTCCGCTCGGCCTACGGCATGCCGCCGCACGCCTGGCTGACCGACGCCCGGGTCCGCCGGGCCCGTGGCCTGCTCGACCGGGGCACGGCTCCCGCCGCGGCCGCCGTCGCCGTCGGCTTCACGGACCAGCCGCATCTCAACCGCCACTTCAGCCGGATCGTGGGCGTGCCTCCGGGCGCGTACCAGCGGGAACGTGTGGGCGGTTTTGACCGTGGGAGTGAGCGCAGGGTCGGCGCCCGCGAGCGCGAGGTTGACGCGCGCGGGCGCAGGAACGACGCGGGCGCAAGAACGTACAAGACCCATTAG
- a CDS encoding DUF3046 domain-containing protein, which produces MRLTVFWQRMADHFGEGYADTFARDHVMSGLGGRTVHEALNAGWEAKDVWRVVCAAMGVPAENR; this is translated from the coding sequence ATGCGGTTGACGGTCTTCTGGCAGCGGATGGCGGATCACTTCGGTGAGGGGTACGCCGACACCTTCGCGCGCGATCACGTGATGTCCGGCCTCGGCGGGCGCACGGTGCACGAGGCGCTGAACGCCGGCTGGGAGGCCAAGGACGTGTGGCGCGTGGTGTGCGCGGCCATGGGCGTTCCGGCAGAAAACCGCTGA
- a CDS encoding AzlD domain-containing protein, which produces MNVWIAIIGTAVGCYAVKLVGLLVPEGVLERPLVQRLAALLPVALLAALTAQQTFSDGHDLVLDARAAGLAAAAVALLLRAPFLLVVAAAVIVTAGVRAMTG; this is translated from the coding sequence ATGAACGTCTGGATCGCGATCATCGGCACCGCCGTCGGCTGCTACGCAGTCAAGCTCGTCGGGTTGCTGGTCCCCGAGGGCGTCCTGGAACGTCCGCTCGTCCAGCGCCTCGCCGCCCTGCTGCCCGTGGCCCTCCTCGCCGCCCTCACGGCCCAGCAGACCTTCTCCGACGGGCACGACCTCGTGCTGGACGCGAGGGCCGCGGGGCTCGCCGCAGCCGCCGTGGCACTGCTCCTGCGTGCCCCCTTCCTGCTCGTGGTGGCCGCGGCGGTGATCGTGACGGCGGGAGTGCGGGCGATGACGGGTTGA
- a CDS encoding AI-2E family transporter yields the protein MAPTDESAQFEHQASPFGTTPPTGPPAGPEPDAAPNGRMPRWLPRAMVLALSLVAVFQLGSWAFHQLIGLLINILIAFFLALAIEPAVSWMASKGLRRGFATLLVFLITLIGAAGFVTLLGSMLAGQIIKMVEDFPAYLDSVISWINTSFHTELKRVDIQEGLLRSDWLQKYVQNSATGVLDVSAQVLGGLFQLLTIALFSFYFAADGPRLRRALCSVLPPAKQAEVLRAWEIAVDKTGGYLYSRGLMALISGVAHYVLLEYLDVPYAPALAVWVGLVSQFIPTIGTYLAGALPMLIAFTVNPWYALWVLVFVVIYQQFENYVLQPKLTAKTVDIHPAVAFGSVIAGTALLGAVGALVAIPAVATLQAFLGAYVRRYDVTDDPRVHGHRGRGTGNLLARLRRRPPRTAEEDGTDGDVLTRVRRRLQEKLDQKRGTSRSADDSADARRDDDTARRDTEAGGGAGPGDGVDPEGSTGPENSTGPEDGAP from the coding sequence GTGGCCCCCACAGACGAGAGCGCGCAGTTCGAGCACCAGGCATCCCCGTTCGGCACGACACCGCCCACCGGCCCCCCGGCCGGCCCGGAGCCCGATGCCGCGCCGAACGGACGCATGCCCCGCTGGCTGCCGCGCGCGATGGTGCTTGCGCTCTCCCTCGTCGCCGTCTTCCAGTTGGGCAGTTGGGCGTTCCACCAGCTCATCGGCTTGCTGATCAACATCCTCATCGCGTTCTTCCTGGCGCTCGCGATCGAGCCCGCGGTGAGCTGGATGGCCTCGAAGGGGCTGCGCAGGGGCTTCGCCACGCTCCTGGTCTTCCTGATCACGCTGATCGGGGCCGCCGGGTTCGTCACCCTGCTGGGTTCGATGCTCGCCGGTCAGATCATCAAGATGGTCGAGGACTTCCCGGCGTACCTCGACTCCGTCATCAGCTGGATCAACACGAGCTTCCACACCGAGCTCAAGCGCGTCGACATCCAGGAAGGGCTGCTCCGCTCCGACTGGCTGCAGAAATACGTGCAGAACAGCGCCACGGGCGTCCTCGACGTCTCCGCACAGGTGCTGGGCGGCCTCTTCCAGTTGCTGACGATCGCGCTGTTCTCGTTCTACTTCGCCGCCGACGGTCCACGGTTGCGGCGCGCGCTGTGCTCCGTGCTGCCGCCCGCCAAACAGGCCGAGGTGCTGCGCGCGTGGGAGATCGCGGTCGACAAGACCGGCGGCTACCTGTACTCCCGCGGCCTGATGGCATTGATCTCCGGCGTGGCGCACTACGTCCTGCTGGAGTACCTCGACGTGCCCTACGCGCCCGCGCTCGCGGTCTGGGTCGGTCTGGTCTCGCAGTTCATCCCCACGATCGGCACCTACTTGGCGGGTGCCCTGCCGATGCTGATCGCCTTCACCGTCAATCCCTGGTACGCGTTGTGGGTCCTCGTCTTCGTGGTCATCTACCAGCAGTTCGAGAACTACGTGCTGCAGCCCAAGCTGACCGCCAAGACCGTGGACATCCACCCGGCCGTCGCCTTCGGATCGGTCATCGCGGGCACCGCGCTGCTCGGCGCCGTCGGCGCGCTCGTCGCCATCCCCGCCGTCGCCACCCTGCAGGCCTTCCTCGGGGCGTACGTGAGGCGGTACGACGTCACGGACGACCCCCGCGTGCACGGGCACCGCGGACGCGGCACGGGCAACCTCCTCGCCCGTCTGCGGAGGCGGCCGCCTCGGACAGCGGAGGAGGACGGAACCGACGGCGACGTCCTCACGCGCGTGCGCAGGCGGCTGCAGGAGAAGCTGGACCAGAAGCGTGGCACGAGCCGGTCGGCGGACGACTCCGCGGATGCGCGGCGGGACGACGACACCGCGCGCCGGGACACGGAAGCCGGGGGAGGCGCGGGGCCGGGGGACGGCGTCGACCCCGAGGGCAGCACCGGGCCCGAGAACAGCACCGGGCCCGAGGACGGCGCCCCGTAG
- a CDS encoding FAD-dependent monooxygenase, with product MDPVIIVGAGPVGLTLALALARQEVPSVVLDEGPGKDEQRLARTVVLNEDTAALLERLSGVPLSRAGCRWAGWRSMRRKQVMRQVRFGEADFDESDVPPRDGSKGARGGPEEVVEGSAGLSPLHIAQHVLTAALREAIVGERLVKVAVESRLDAIEQEKSGVTAHTRGPKSTWWRGSYLVGCDGPRSAVRKLQDIRFPGRTAVERHAVAALRAELPWPGEALLHRMPPWRTSGPSGGEITARPLDGGVWRLDWLLPPGKDLVTPELLVARVRETLAGWTGGSTPPYDLLDTGVHTVHHRLARRWRVGRVFLAGDAAHLLGALGTQGLDEGLRDADNLAWKLALAWHHGPHEALLDSYQTERRAVVATRLRAADQVLPLLRGGKGLRSYVPGSSRGHDALLSDGHLGRGALGAPGAYADSPLMPPHAAAETPVDTQQGTQVVDVEVTAEDGSFVPLRDRLGRGALLVLLVAPGTGVWERKHWMSAGLMPRLAAAVAALPHPAELLVAEAYPGAGAHTVLLIRPDGYLVTALSGVRPADLYTAAAATLGMAEQQAETTGAAASSG from the coding sequence GTGGACCCGGTGATCATCGTCGGCGCGGGGCCCGTGGGCCTCACGCTCGCCCTTGCGCTGGCGCGGCAGGAGGTGCCGTCCGTGGTCCTCGACGAGGGCCCGGGGAAGGACGAGCAGCGGCTCGCGCGCACGGTGGTCCTGAACGAGGACACGGCCGCGCTGCTGGAACGATTGTCCGGCGTACCGCTCTCCCGGGCCGGCTGCCGTTGGGCCGGATGGCGGTCGATGCGGCGCAAGCAGGTGATGCGTCAGGTCCGTTTCGGGGAAGCCGACTTCGACGAGTCGGACGTTCCGCCCCGGGACGGCTCGAAGGGCGCCCGCGGCGGCCCGGAGGAGGTCGTCGAGGGCTCCGCCGGGCTCTCCCCGCTCCACATCGCCCAGCATGTCCTGACCGCCGCCCTGCGCGAGGCCATCGTCGGCGAACGGCTCGTCAAGGTCGCCGTGGAGAGCCGGCTCGACGCGATCGAGCAGGAGAAGTCCGGCGTCACGGCCCACACCCGCGGCCCCAAGAGCACCTGGTGGAGGGGTAGTTACCTGGTGGGCTGCGACGGCCCGCGCTCGGCGGTCCGCAAACTCCAGGACATCCGCTTCCCGGGCCGTACGGCGGTGGAACGGCACGCGGTGGCGGCGCTGCGCGCGGAACTCCCCTGGCCGGGCGAAGCATTGCTCCACCGCATGCCGCCGTGGCGCACGTCGGGCCCGTCCGGGGGGGAGATCACCGCACGGCCGCTCGACGGGGGTGTCTGGCGCCTGGACTGGCTCCTGCCGCCGGGCAAGGACCTCGTGACACCCGAGCTCCTCGTGGCCCGCGTCCGGGAGACCCTCGCCGGCTGGACGGGCGGCTCCACACCGCCGTACGACCTGCTGGACACGGGCGTCCACACCGTCCACCACCGGCTCGCGCGGCGCTGGCGGGTCGGCCGCGTCTTCCTCGCCGGGGACGCCGCGCACCTGCTCGGGGCGCTCGGCACCCAGGGCCTCGACGAGGGGCTGCGGGACGCCGACAACCTCGCCTGGAAACTGGCCCTGGCCTGGCACCACGGCCCGCACGAGGCCCTGCTCGACAGCTACCAGACCGAACGGCGCGCGGTCGTCGCCACCCGACTCCGCGCCGCCGACCAGGTGCTGCCCCTGCTGCGCGGCGGCAAGGGACTGCGGTCGTACGTCCCCGGCTCGTCCCGGGGCCATGACGCGCTCCTCTCCGACGGCCACCTGGGGCGCGGGGCACTGGGTGCGCCGGGGGCGTACGCCGACTCCCCGCTCATGCCTCCGCACGCCGCCGCGGAGACTCCGGTCGACACACAGCAGGGCACCCAGGTCGTGGATGTGGAGGTGACCGCGGAGGACGGCTCCTTCGTGCCCCTACGGGACCGGCTCGGACGCGGTGCACTGCTGGTGCTCCTGGTCGCGCCGGGTACCGGGGTATGGGAGCGCAAGCACTGGATGAGCGCCGGGCTCATGCCGCGCCTCGCCGCCGCCGTCGCCGCCCTGCCGCACCCCGCCGAGCTACTGGTGGCCGAGGCCTACCCGGGCGCGGGCGCCCACACCGTCCTCCTCATCCGCCCCGACGGATACCTCGTCACCGCCCTGAGCGGCGTACGCCCGGCCGACCTGTACACGGCGGCGGCAGCGACGCTGGGCATGGCGGAGCAGCAGGCCGAGACGACCGGGGCGGCCGCGAGTTCGGGCTGA
- a CDS encoding AzlC family ABC transporter permease, with product MTEQTGLVETHDGDGAKPDGAVVRDALGVGGAVGLSGFAFGVTSAGSGLSLLQSCALSLLVFTGASQFALVGALAAGGNPFTSAAGAFFLGVRNAFYGLRLSQVLALPRAVRPFAAQWVIDETTAVALAQPTRRAARIGFTVTGLSLYVLWNLTTLLGALGAEAIGDTDAWGLDAAGPAVFLALLAPMLRTTGERAVAGIAVVLGLGLLPVLPAGVPVLVAALAAPVVLWAEGRRRTDDRRGDDLQEDHPQEDHRQGEDR from the coding sequence GTGACTGAACAGACTGGTCTCGTGGAGACGCATGACGGTGACGGCGCGAAACCCGACGGAGCCGTCGTCCGGGACGCCCTGGGAGTCGGGGGCGCCGTAGGACTGTCCGGGTTCGCCTTCGGGGTGACCTCGGCCGGCAGCGGGCTGAGCCTGCTGCAGTCCTGCGCGCTGAGCCTCCTGGTGTTCACCGGGGCCTCCCAGTTCGCCCTGGTGGGCGCGCTCGCGGCCGGCGGGAATCCGTTCACGTCGGCAGCCGGGGCCTTCTTCCTGGGCGTGCGCAACGCGTTCTACGGGCTGCGCCTCTCCCAGGTGCTGGCCCTCCCGCGCGCGGTGCGGCCGTTCGCCGCCCAGTGGGTCATCGACGAGACCACGGCCGTCGCCCTCGCCCAGCCCACGCGACGCGCCGCCCGCATCGGTTTCACCGTCACCGGGCTCAGCCTCTACGTGCTGTGGAACCTCACCACGCTGCTCGGCGCGCTCGGCGCCGAGGCCATCGGCGACACCGACGCGTGGGGGCTCGACGCGGCCGGACCCGCCGTCTTCCTGGCACTGCTCGCGCCGATGCTGAGGACCACCGGGGAGCGGGCCGTCGCGGGCATCGCCGTCGTCCTGGGGCTCGGTCTGCTGCCCGTGCTCCCCGCCGGGGTCCCGGTCCTCGTCGCCGCGCTGGCCGCCCCGGTCGTCCTCTGGGCGGAGGGCCGCCGCAGGACCGACGACCGGCGCGGCGACGACCTGCAAGAAGACCATCCGCAAGAGGACCACCGGCAGGGAGAGGACCGATGA
- the recX gene encoding recombination regulator RecX, translated as MTRRTDWGEHAYPGASESRGRGGTGEGSGGPTADGYGFGPYEDPPSYGTDGLHDGGAYDDQPHGSDGDGDPGRREDGSRSGAGSATGARRRGGGAPRGAGGDARGRRGGRSGRRRGFGEPGDGPDDGGPQDGGSSFSSRAEKGESSGDPAERARAICLRLLTGTPRTRKQLADALHKREIPEDVADEVLSRFEEVGLINDGAFADAWVESRHHGRGLARRALARELRTKGVDSTLIDEAVSQLDAEQEESTARELVARKLRSTRGLDRDKRLRRLAGMLARKGYPEGMALRVVRQALEEEGEDPEGLEDEGY; from the coding sequence GTGACGCGCAGAACGGACTGGGGTGAGCACGCATACCCCGGTGCCTCCGAGAGTCGGGGGCGCGGGGGTACCGGCGAGGGCTCCGGGGGGCCCACCGCCGACGGGTACGGGTTCGGACCGTACGAAGATCCGCCGTCGTACGGCACGGACGGGCTCCACGACGGTGGTGCCTACGACGATCAGCCGCACGGCAGCGACGGTGACGGTGACCCCGGTCGGCGCGAAGACGGCTCGCGCTCCGGTGCGGGCTCGGCCACCGGTGCCCGTCGGCGTGGCGGAGGTGCCCCGCGGGGTGCGGGCGGTGACGCGCGTGGCAGACGCGGCGGGCGGAGCGGTCGGCGGCGTGGCTTCGGGGAACCGGGCGACGGCCCGGACGACGGGGGGCCGCAGGACGGGGGTTCGTCTTTCTCGTCGAGGGCCGAGAAAGGGGAGTCCTCAGGGGACCCGGCTGAGCGGGCGCGCGCGATCTGTCTGCGCCTGCTCACCGGGACCCCGCGCACCCGCAAGCAACTCGCGGACGCCCTGCACAAGCGTGAGATCCCTGAGGACGTGGCGGACGAGGTGCTGTCGCGGTTCGAGGAGGTCGGGCTGATCAACGACGGCGCGTTCGCGGATGCCTGGGTGGAGTCCCGGCACCACGGCCGGGGCCTGGCCCGTCGAGCCCTCGCCCGGGAGCTGCGTACCAAGGGTGTCGACTCGACACTGATCGACGAGGCCGTCTCCCAGCTCGACGCAGAGCAGGAGGAGAGCACCGCGCGTGAGCTCGTCGCCCGCAAGCTGCGTTCCACCCGAGGTCTCGACCGCGACAAACGCCTCCGCCGCCTCGCCGGCATGCTCGCCCGCAAGGGCTACCCCGAGGGCATGGCCCTCCGCGTGGTCCGGCAGGCGCTGGAGGAAGAGGGGGAGGACCCGGAGGGGCTGGAGGACGAGGGGTACTGA